From Vicia villosa cultivar HV-30 ecotype Madison, WI unplaced genomic scaffold, Vvil1.0 ctg.001463F_1_1, whole genome shotgun sequence, one genomic window encodes:
- the LOC131635290 gene encoding linoleate 13S-lipoxygenase 2-1, chloroplastic-like isoform X1, translating into MLMQQTYWRPNSVILQKPCLHRCFQVGLSRPLLTKQKKERKFKNECMKIKAVAVSEEAIERKPVEVKAIVTVKPAGGGVLSNVGLQRGLDNISDLMGKSILLELVSSELDPKTKLEKRRIKGYVRLTNRSAQEVKYEAEFQVPGNFGEIGAVLVENEHRKEIFMKEIVLDGFLTGPVKFSCESWVHSKFDNPTKRVFFSNKSYLPSETPEGLKMLREGELISLRGNGQGERQWFDRIYDYDVYNDLGDPDTDPKHKRPVLGGSEHPYPRRCRTGRPRCNTDPLSEKRSNNVYVPRDECFSGVKQLVISENTLQSVFNPLFSGLKTSVIDKNLGFPLFSSIDDLFNEGYTLPPQKEKGFLRTVLLRLARLVNDATVLRFETPATVDKDRFFWFRDEEFGRQTIAGLNPCCIQLVTEWPLKSKLDPNIYGPAESAITTEIIEQQIGGLLTIEEAIKQKKLFILDYYDFFLPLVEEVRKLEGTTLYGSRTLFFLTTDGALRPLAIELARPPMNGKPQWRQVFTPSWHSTEVWLWRLAKTHVLAHDAGFHQLVSHWLRTHCSTEPYIIATNRQLSAMHPIYRLLLPHFRYTLEINALAREKLINVDGIIESSFTPKQLSLLLSSIAYDKHWQFDLQALPNDLIHRGLAEKDPNAPHGLKLAIEDYPYANDGLVLWDAIKSWVTDYVNHYYNTDTRNVESDKELQAWWNEIRNVGHGDKKDEPWWPNLKTNEDLIGILTTIVWITSGHHAAMNFGQYTYAGYFPNRPAIARTNMPTEDPSDQELELFYNKPEVTLLKCFPSQIQALTVMTVLDILSTHSPDEEYLGQTIEPAWEEEPMVKAAFEKFKGKLMELEGIIDKRNADKNLRNRNGAGILPYELLKPTSEPGVTGKGVPYSISI; encoded by the exons ATGCTAATGCAACAAACTTATTGGAGGCCAAATAGCGTGATCTTGCAAAAGCCATGCCTCCATAGATGTTTTCAGGTGGGGTTGTCAAGGCCATTGTTGACAAAGCAAAAGAAAGAGAGGAAATTTAAGAATGAGTGCATGAAAATCAAAGCTGTGGCTGTGAGTGAAGAAGCAATAGAAAGAAAACCAGTAGAAGTGAAAGCTATAGTAACTGTTAAACCAGCAGGTGGAGGAGTTTTATCAAACGTGGGACTACAAAGAGGTCTTGATAACATAAGTGATTTGATGGGTAAATCTATTCTCTTGGAGCTTGTTAGCTCTGAGCTAGATCCAA AGACAAAATTAGAGAAGAGAAGAATCAAAGGTTATGTTCGTTTGACGAATCGATCAGCACAAGAAGTTAAATATGAAGCTGAATTTCAAGTACCAGGAAATTTTGGAGAGATAGGTGCTGTTCTTGTGGAAAATGAACATCGAAAGGAAATATTCATGAAAGAAATTGTTCTTGATGGCTTTCTTACCGGTCCTGTTAAATTCTCCTGTGAATCCTGGGTTCACTCCAAGTTTGACAACCCTACTAAGAGAGTGTTTTTTTCTAACAAG TCATATTTGCCTTCTGAAACACCGGAAGGATTGAAAATGTTAAGAGAAGGGGAACTAATAAGTTTACGAGGCAATGGACAAGGCGAACGCCAATGGTTTGATCGAATATATGACTATGATGTGTATAATGACCTCGGAGATCCTGACACCGATCCCAAACACAAGAGACCTGTTCTCGGTGGCAGTGAACATCCATATCCTAGACGTTGTAGAACCGGAAGACCTCGTTGTAATACTG ATCCATTGTCTGAGAAAAGAAGTAACAATGTCTACGTGCCTAGGGACGAATGCTTCTCTGGTGTAAAACAACTCGTAATTTCAGAAAATACCTTACAGTCTGTTTTCAATCCTCTTTTCTCGGGTTTGAAAACATCTGTAATTGACAAGAATCTTGGATTCCCTCTTTTCTCATCCATAGATGACCTTTTCAATGAAGGATATACCTTGCCTCCTCAAAAGGAGAAAGGATTTCTTAGGACTGTATTGCTGCGGTTGGCCAGGCTTGTCAATGATGCTACGGTTCTTCGTTTTGAGACTCCCGCCACAGTGGACA AGGACAGATTCTTTTGGTTTAGAGATGAAGAATTTGGAAGACAAACTATAGCTGGTCTTAATCCTTGTTGCATCCAATTGGTTACG GAATGGCCATTGAAAAGCAAACTTGACCCTAATATTTATGGCCCTGCGGAATCAGCAATAACTACGGAAATAATTGAACAACAAATCGGAGGACTCCTTACTATTGAAGAG GCCATAAAACAGAAGAAGTTGTTCATCCTAGACTACTATGATTTTTTCTTGCCATTAGTAGAGGAAGTTAGAAAACTTGAAGGCACAACATTGTATGGATCAAGGACTTTGTTCTTTCTGACAACCGATGGCGCATTAAGACCACTAGCAATTGAGCTAGCTCGGCCGCCGATGAATGGAAAGCCACAGTGGAGGCAAGTGTTCACACCTTCTTGGCACTCAACTGAGGTTTGGCTTTGGAGACTTGCCAAAACTCATGTCCTTGCTCATGATGCTGGCTTTCACCAACTTGTTAGTCACTG GTTGCGAACTCATTGTAGTACAGAACCATACATCATTGCAACAAACAGGCAACTCAGTGCAATGCATCCAATCTACAGATTATTACTTCCACATTTTAGATACACACTGGAAATCAATGCACTTGCGCGTGAAAAACTAATAAATGTAGATGGAATAATAGAGAGTAGCTTCACTCCTAAACAACTTTCCCTCTTATTAAGTTCAATAGCCTATGATAAACACTGGCAATTTGACTTACAAGCCCTTCCCAATGACCTTATCCATAGAGGATTGGCAGAAAAAGATCCAAATGCCCCTCATGGCTTGAAACTGGCCATAGAAGATTACCCTTATGCAAATGATGGTCTTGTTCTTTGGGATGCTATCAAATCTTGGGTCACTGATTATGTCAACCACTACTATAATACAGATACAAGAAATGTTGAGTCAGATAAAGAATTGCAAGCATGGTGGAATGAGATTAGAAATGTTGGACATGGTGACAAGAAAGATGAACCTTGGTGGCCTAATTTGAAAACAAATGAAGATCTTATTGGAATATTGACGACCATTGTTTGGATAACATCAGGGCATCACGCGGCGATGAATTTTGGTCAGTACACTTATGCGGGATATTTTCCTAATAGACCGGCCATTGCGAGAACCAACATGCCTACAGAAGACCCCTCTGATCAAGAGCTTGAACTTTTCTATAATAAACCAGAAGTGACATTGTTGAAGTGTTTTCCTTCGCAAATTCAAGCATTGACGGTGATGACAGTGTTGGATATTTTGTCTACTCATTCCCCGGACGAGGAATATCTTGGACAAACGATTGAGCCGGCTTGGGAAGAGGAACCAATGGTTAAGGCTgcttttgaaaagtttaaagggAAGTTAATGGAGCTTGAAGGTATAATTGATAAGAGGAATGCTGATAAGAATCTGAGGAATAGAAATGGTGCTGGGATTTTGCCTTATGAGCTTTTGAAGCCAACTTCAGAACCTGGTGTAACAGGAAAAGGTGTTCCATATAGCATCTCTATTTGA
- the LOC131635290 gene encoding linoleate 13S-lipoxygenase 2-1, chloroplastic-like isoform X2, producing MKEIVLDGFLTGPVKFSCESWVHSKFDNPTKRVFFSNKSYLPSETPEGLKMLREGELISLRGNGQGERQWFDRIYDYDVYNDLGDPDTDPKHKRPVLGGSEHPYPRRCRTGRPRCNTDPLSEKRSNNVYVPRDECFSGVKQLVISENTLQSVFNPLFSGLKTSVIDKNLGFPLFSSIDDLFNEGYTLPPQKEKGFLRTVLLRLARLVNDATVLRFETPATVDKDRFFWFRDEEFGRQTIAGLNPCCIQLVTEWPLKSKLDPNIYGPAESAITTEIIEQQIGGLLTIEEAIKQKKLFILDYYDFFLPLVEEVRKLEGTTLYGSRTLFFLTTDGALRPLAIELARPPMNGKPQWRQVFTPSWHSTEVWLWRLAKTHVLAHDAGFHQLVSHWLRTHCSTEPYIIATNRQLSAMHPIYRLLLPHFRYTLEINALAREKLINVDGIIESSFTPKQLSLLLSSIAYDKHWQFDLQALPNDLIHRGLAEKDPNAPHGLKLAIEDYPYANDGLVLWDAIKSWVTDYVNHYYNTDTRNVESDKELQAWWNEIRNVGHGDKKDEPWWPNLKTNEDLIGILTTIVWITSGHHAAMNFGQYTYAGYFPNRPAIARTNMPTEDPSDQELELFYNKPEVTLLKCFPSQIQALTVMTVLDILSTHSPDEEYLGQTIEPAWEEEPMVKAAFEKFKGKLMELEGIIDKRNADKNLRNRNGAGILPYELLKPTSEPGVTGKGVPYSISI from the exons ATGAAAGAAATTGTTCTTGATGGCTTTCTTACCGGTCCTGTTAAATTCTCCTGTGAATCCTGGGTTCACTCCAAGTTTGACAACCCTACTAAGAGAGTGTTTTTTTCTAACAAG TCATATTTGCCTTCTGAAACACCGGAAGGATTGAAAATGTTAAGAGAAGGGGAACTAATAAGTTTACGAGGCAATGGACAAGGCGAACGCCAATGGTTTGATCGAATATATGACTATGATGTGTATAATGACCTCGGAGATCCTGACACCGATCCCAAACACAAGAGACCTGTTCTCGGTGGCAGTGAACATCCATATCCTAGACGTTGTAGAACCGGAAGACCTCGTTGTAATACTG ATCCATTGTCTGAGAAAAGAAGTAACAATGTCTACGTGCCTAGGGACGAATGCTTCTCTGGTGTAAAACAACTCGTAATTTCAGAAAATACCTTACAGTCTGTTTTCAATCCTCTTTTCTCGGGTTTGAAAACATCTGTAATTGACAAGAATCTTGGATTCCCTCTTTTCTCATCCATAGATGACCTTTTCAATGAAGGATATACCTTGCCTCCTCAAAAGGAGAAAGGATTTCTTAGGACTGTATTGCTGCGGTTGGCCAGGCTTGTCAATGATGCTACGGTTCTTCGTTTTGAGACTCCCGCCACAGTGGACA AGGACAGATTCTTTTGGTTTAGAGATGAAGAATTTGGAAGACAAACTATAGCTGGTCTTAATCCTTGTTGCATCCAATTGGTTACG GAATGGCCATTGAAAAGCAAACTTGACCCTAATATTTATGGCCCTGCGGAATCAGCAATAACTACGGAAATAATTGAACAACAAATCGGAGGACTCCTTACTATTGAAGAG GCCATAAAACAGAAGAAGTTGTTCATCCTAGACTACTATGATTTTTTCTTGCCATTAGTAGAGGAAGTTAGAAAACTTGAAGGCACAACATTGTATGGATCAAGGACTTTGTTCTTTCTGACAACCGATGGCGCATTAAGACCACTAGCAATTGAGCTAGCTCGGCCGCCGATGAATGGAAAGCCACAGTGGAGGCAAGTGTTCACACCTTCTTGGCACTCAACTGAGGTTTGGCTTTGGAGACTTGCCAAAACTCATGTCCTTGCTCATGATGCTGGCTTTCACCAACTTGTTAGTCACTG GTTGCGAACTCATTGTAGTACAGAACCATACATCATTGCAACAAACAGGCAACTCAGTGCAATGCATCCAATCTACAGATTATTACTTCCACATTTTAGATACACACTGGAAATCAATGCACTTGCGCGTGAAAAACTAATAAATGTAGATGGAATAATAGAGAGTAGCTTCACTCCTAAACAACTTTCCCTCTTATTAAGTTCAATAGCCTATGATAAACACTGGCAATTTGACTTACAAGCCCTTCCCAATGACCTTATCCATAGAGGATTGGCAGAAAAAGATCCAAATGCCCCTCATGGCTTGAAACTGGCCATAGAAGATTACCCTTATGCAAATGATGGTCTTGTTCTTTGGGATGCTATCAAATCTTGGGTCACTGATTATGTCAACCACTACTATAATACAGATACAAGAAATGTTGAGTCAGATAAAGAATTGCAAGCATGGTGGAATGAGATTAGAAATGTTGGACATGGTGACAAGAAAGATGAACCTTGGTGGCCTAATTTGAAAACAAATGAAGATCTTATTGGAATATTGACGACCATTGTTTGGATAACATCAGGGCATCACGCGGCGATGAATTTTGGTCAGTACACTTATGCGGGATATTTTCCTAATAGACCGGCCATTGCGAGAACCAACATGCCTACAGAAGACCCCTCTGATCAAGAGCTTGAACTTTTCTATAATAAACCAGAAGTGACATTGTTGAAGTGTTTTCCTTCGCAAATTCAAGCATTGACGGTGATGACAGTGTTGGATATTTTGTCTACTCATTCCCCGGACGAGGAATATCTTGGACAAACGATTGAGCCGGCTTGGGAAGAGGAACCAATGGTTAAGGCTgcttttgaaaagtttaaagggAAGTTAATGGAGCTTGAAGGTATAATTGATAAGAGGAATGCTGATAAGAATCTGAGGAATAGAAATGGTGCTGGGATTTTGCCTTATGAGCTTTTGAAGCCAACTTCAGAACCTGGTGTAACAGGAAAAGGTGTTCCATATAGCATCTCTATTTGA